The following proteins come from a genomic window of Pseudomonas sp. J452:
- a CDS encoding DUF2075 domain-containing protein, producing the protein MIVYEATKKQFLHVHDNEDIEDVILAHYTAKTGKRVGRSEMESWRGSLGYMAKVLRDEGVPDDAGLAIELHLPQSSKRIDFTLTGHGEAGQKNAVLIELKQWSSSRLSEKDAIIVTALGKGLNETVHPSYQAWSYASLLEGFNEAVYDRSIALRPCAYLHNYVRDGVIDAPHYQPYIEKAPLFLKGKDELEQLRAFIRKYIHSGDSKTVLYELVNGRIRPSKALADSLTGLLKGKPEFVLIDDQKEVYEATLAAAKSSSSDQPRVVIIEGGPGTGKTVLALNLLVKLTSLGLLGKYVSKNAAPRRVYETKLVGTITRTKFSHMFTGSGSFVDAETNLFDFLIVDEAHRLNEKSGLYANLGENQIKELIEASKCTVFFIDEDQRVTLSDIGSKKAIRHFAEAKGAIVEEYDLASQFRCSGSDGYLAWLDNALDIRPTANEVLDRRDYDFQVFDTPQALHEAIEAHNAGNKARVVAGYCWPWRSKKDPLADDIVIGDYRRQWNLSEDGSLWIIADQSINQVGCIHTCQGLEVDYIGVIIGPDLVVRNGEVVTCPSERDKHDKSIRGYKKLSKEDSAFAQRETDLIIKNTYRTLMTRGMKGCYLYCTDPETTEYFRKLLAP; encoded by the coding sequence TTGATTGTCTACGAAGCCACGAAGAAGCAGTTCCTTCACGTACATGACAATGAAGACATCGAGGATGTAATCCTCGCCCACTACACCGCCAAAACAGGCAAGCGAGTTGGGCGCTCCGAAATGGAGTCCTGGAGGGGATCTCTCGGCTACATGGCCAAGGTCCTTCGCGATGAAGGGGTACCTGACGATGCAGGTCTCGCTATCGAGCTGCACCTTCCTCAATCGTCAAAACGAATCGACTTCACCCTAACCGGTCACGGCGAGGCCGGCCAAAAAAATGCCGTTCTCATCGAGCTCAAGCAATGGAGCTCATCGAGGCTGTCTGAGAAAGACGCCATCATCGTCACCGCGCTAGGTAAAGGCTTGAACGAGACCGTTCATCCCTCATACCAGGCTTGGTCTTATGCCTCCTTGCTCGAAGGCTTCAACGAGGCCGTATACGACCGCAGCATCGCTCTTCGACCATGCGCCTATCTGCACAACTATGTGCGCGACGGCGTCATTGATGCGCCTCACTACCAGCCTTACATCGAAAAGGCTCCGCTGTTTCTTAAGGGTAAGGACGAGCTCGAGCAGCTGCGGGCATTCATCCGAAAATACATACATTCTGGCGACAGCAAGACTGTTCTATACGAGCTGGTCAATGGCCGTATTCGCCCATCCAAAGCTCTTGCTGACTCGCTGACTGGCCTGCTCAAGGGTAAGCCCGAGTTCGTCCTGATTGACGACCAGAAAGAGGTCTACGAGGCCACGCTTGCCGCCGCAAAATCCTCCTCGAGCGATCAGCCCCGTGTTGTGATAATCGAAGGCGGCCCAGGAACAGGTAAAACCGTCCTTGCGCTGAACCTACTCGTCAAACTGACATCCTTGGGGCTTCTGGGGAAATACGTTTCTAAGAATGCGGCCCCTAGACGTGTTTACGAGACAAAACTGGTTGGGACGATCACTCGAACCAAGTTTTCCCACATGTTCACGGGCTCTGGCTCATTTGTCGATGCCGAGACCAACCTCTTCGACTTCCTGATCGTCGATGAAGCCCACCGGCTCAATGAGAAGAGTGGTCTCTACGCCAACTTGGGTGAGAACCAGATCAAGGAGCTCATCGAAGCCTCCAAGTGCACGGTCTTTTTCATCGACGAGGATCAACGTGTAACCCTGAGCGATATCGGCAGCAAGAAGGCAATACGTCACTTTGCCGAAGCTAAGGGCGCGATAGTCGAAGAGTACGACCTAGCATCGCAGTTCCGCTGCAGCGGCTCTGATGGTTATCTGGCCTGGCTCGATAACGCTTTAGATATCAGGCCAACGGCAAATGAGGTTCTAGATCGTCGCGATTATGACTTCCAGGTCTTCGACACCCCTCAAGCGCTTCATGAGGCCATCGAGGCCCACAACGCAGGCAACAAAGCCCGAGTCGTCGCCGGATACTGCTGGCCATGGCGGAGCAAGAAAGACCCTCTCGCAGACGACATCGTGATCGGCGACTACCGGCGGCAATGGAATCTAAGCGAAGACGGCAGCCTTTGGATCATTGCTGATCAGTCCATTAATCAGGTGGGATGCATCCATACCTGCCAGGGGCTTGAGGTTGACTATATCGGCGTAATCATCGGGCCAGATCTGGTCGTGAGAAATGGAGAGGTCGTCACCTGCCCTTCCGAGCGAGACAAACATGACAAATCGATTCGCGGCTACAAGAAGCTGAGCAAGGAGGACTCGGCCTTTGCTCAGCGGGAGACCGATCTGATCATCAAGAACACCTACAGAACCCTCATGACCCGAGGAATGAAAGGTTGCTATCTGTATTGCACTGATCCGGAGACGACTGAGTACTTTCGAAAGCTTCTTGCGCCGTGA
- a CDS encoding nucleotide pyrophosphohydrolase: protein MVDVTHLAKELEQFANDRNWAQFHSPKNLAMALSGEVGELVEIFQWMTEDASKAAAGNPETSQAVKDELADVLMYVVRLASVLGVDLNAAAQQKLKLNAEKYPVAKAWNTSKKYDQI from the coding sequence CTGGTCGACGTAACGCATCTTGCGAAAGAGCTTGAGCAGTTTGCCAATGACCGTAACTGGGCTCAGTTCCACTCCCCCAAAAATCTGGCAATGGCCCTGAGCGGCGAGGTAGGTGAACTCGTGGAGATTTTCCAGTGGATGACTGAAGACGCCTCCAAGGCGGCAGCTGGCAACCCGGAGACATCCCAAGCTGTGAAGGATGAGCTTGCGGACGTGCTTATGTATGTGGTCCGGCTTGCCTCTGTACTCGGGGTAGACTTGAACGCTGCAGCCCAGCAGAAGCTGAAGCTCAACGCTGAAAAATATCCAGTCGCTAAAGCCTGGAACACAAGCAAGAAGTACGATCAGATCTAG
- a CDS encoding SDR family oxidoreductase — MNKQHAMGLALVTGASSGIGATYAERLAQRGYDLLLVARDLQRLEAMAGRLAQEYGVAVEVLKADLTRKDDMRLVEQRLRSDASISLLVNNAGVALNGSLAEADLDRADDLIQLNVVALTRLAAAAAASFSAAGRGGIINIASVVALAPEMFNAIYSASKAYVLSLTQTLHSEVGKLGVQVQAVLPGVTRTEIWERSGVDEAALPAEMIMEVGEMVDAALAGFDQGELITIPSLPDAADWQAFVGARAKLGPNLSRNSAAARYK, encoded by the coding sequence ATGAACAAGCAACATGCGATGGGCTTGGCACTGGTGACCGGTGCTTCGTCGGGGATTGGCGCCACCTATGCTGAGCGCCTGGCGCAGCGTGGCTATGACCTGCTCTTGGTGGCGCGTGATCTGCAGCGGCTTGAAGCCATGGCCGGGCGTCTGGCTCAGGAATATGGCGTGGCAGTGGAAGTGCTCAAGGCGGATCTCACGCGCAAAGATGACATGCGTTTGGTCGAGCAACGCCTGCGCAGTGACGCCAGTATCAGCCTGCTGGTCAACAATGCCGGGGTGGCGCTGAACGGTAGCCTTGCCGAAGCCGATCTGGACCGTGCGGATGACCTGATCCAGCTCAACGTGGTTGCGCTGACCCGCCTGGCTGCTGCAGCTGCGGCTAGTTTCAGTGCGGCCGGGCGTGGGGGCATCATCAATATCGCCTCGGTGGTGGCGCTGGCCCCGGAAATGTTCAACGCCATTTACAGCGCCTCCAAAGCCTATGTGCTCAGCTTGACTCAGACTCTGCACAGCGAAGTCGGCAAGCTGGGTGTGCAGGTTCAGGCCGTGTTGCCGGGCGTGACGCGTACGGAGATTTGGGAGCGTTCGGGTGTTGATGAAGCGGCTTTGCCGGCAGAGATGATCATGGAGGTCGGCGAAATGGTCGATGCGGCGCTGGCCGGTTTCGATCAGGGCGAGCTGATCACTATTCCTTCGCTGCCGGATGCTGCTGACTGGCAGGCATTTGTCGGCGCGCGCGCCAAGCTCGGGCCTAACCTGTCGCGCAACAGTGCGGCGGCCCGCTACAAATAA
- a CDS encoding HNH endonuclease yields the protein MSLNTPPPSADAQLLFLTKLQRLFAEGDFTATYKFALLIVLADLAVELGTDNGDSLDLTTREIGERFIQLYWHQTSPYLASQPDATPKVLIQNNGAQAAVVSAIESFRARTLCSSPLAASKHPEYASLRATVTQTVSAQPLTYLQNFAGGTDEFIYERPARGLVRLKSGVAFCFRRFQPILQEIARSNWVKHIKNNRLNHMILGVADDLEQFLFEASRQSLASLAVGLRKVDGNNCFYCGAPLNKVDVDHFIPFSLYPRDLAHNFLLAHPACNRSKSSMLAGRQHLERWLERLAKRGDDIADIGLQAGLVVDAQACRRVVNWAYSNAYSSGATAWLRPGIFETVDRDFLSLAVLGSPG from the coding sequence GTGAGCCTGAATACTCCGCCGCCTTCAGCTGACGCACAGTTACTCTTCCTCACGAAGCTGCAAAGACTTTTTGCCGAGGGTGATTTCACCGCGACCTACAAATTCGCTCTTCTCATCGTGCTAGCTGACTTAGCGGTTGAGCTCGGTACTGATAACGGGGACTCACTTGATCTCACTACACGAGAGATTGGTGAACGCTTCATCCAGCTCTACTGGCACCAGACCTCCCCTTATTTGGCCTCGCAACCAGACGCCACGCCCAAAGTGCTCATCCAAAACAACGGAGCACAGGCTGCAGTTGTCTCAGCTATCGAGAGTTTTCGAGCTAGAACGCTTTGCTCAAGCCCTTTAGCTGCATCCAAACATCCGGAATACGCATCTCTACGGGCAACCGTGACTCAGACCGTGTCAGCGCAGCCGCTGACTTACCTCCAAAATTTTGCCGGCGGTACTGATGAATTCATCTATGAAAGGCCGGCACGCGGGCTCGTTCGGCTTAAGAGCGGTGTAGCGTTCTGCTTCCGACGTTTCCAACCCATACTGCAAGAGATTGCGCGCTCAAATTGGGTGAAGCACATCAAGAATAATCGTCTCAACCACATGATTCTGGGCGTAGCTGATGATCTTGAGCAGTTCCTGTTTGAGGCGTCCCGCCAGTCTCTAGCTTCGCTAGCCGTCGGACTCCGAAAGGTTGATGGCAACAACTGCTTCTATTGCGGCGCGCCCTTGAACAAGGTCGACGTTGACCACTTCATTCCCTTCTCACTTTACCCGCGGGACTTAGCCCACAACTTTCTTCTTGCACACCCTGCTTGCAACCGAAGCAAGTCGTCCATGTTGGCGGGCAGGCAGCACCTGGAGCGATGGCTCGAGCGTCTGGCCAAACGTGGCGACGACATTGCGGATATTGGCCTCCAAGCGGGCCTCGTTGTTGACGCTCAAGCATGTCGCCGAGTCGTCAACTGGGCTTACTCCAATGCCTATTCAAGCGGAGCTACCGCGTGGCTCAGGCCGGGCATTTTTGAAACAGTCGACAGGGATTTCTTAAGCTTGGCCGTACTGGGTTCTCCAGGATGA
- a CDS encoding HNH endonuclease codes for MILPNATAAKLERAIKLFDRDLRDTQEWDGWEENRAHRYAIKWQDRLYPAKKIVSLATGTPVGHFSGGIQTNGYLRARGFEVINLRGAENSPFKISFEVGEIYDRREDIHGPFGGSKQSGISPSKKAPVVFLFTGESGKQYGYQDHFDEAGVYHYTGEGQSGDMRLSGGNKAVLNHAQEGRSLHLFKSLGKKAGKSLGQKYLGEFVCADHYWAEGEDREGNRRAIVIFQLVRLNSMNEAGIEDDVDEPKPPTLDDARKLALQAIESGEQSATGNALRNIYKRSVKVKNYVLMRAAGLCESCGEDAPFKRKDGSPYLEPHHINRLSDGGLDHPRFIGAVCPACHREIHYGLDGDAKNERLRIYVDSVEQSLN; via the coding sequence TTGATCCTGCCAAACGCCACTGCTGCCAAGCTCGAACGAGCTATCAAACTGTTCGACCGCGATCTGCGCGACACCCAAGAATGGGATGGTTGGGAAGAAAACAGAGCTCATCGCTATGCGATCAAATGGCAAGACCGCCTCTACCCGGCGAAGAAAATCGTCTCCCTGGCAACAGGAACACCCGTTGGGCATTTTTCCGGAGGCATCCAAACCAACGGCTATCTTCGAGCGCGCGGATTCGAGGTCATTAACCTACGAGGGGCTGAGAACTCCCCGTTCAAGATTAGCTTTGAAGTGGGCGAGATTTACGATCGTAGAGAAGACATCCATGGTCCGTTCGGCGGTAGCAAACAAAGCGGCATTTCCCCCTCGAAAAAAGCGCCAGTCGTTTTTCTGTTTACCGGAGAAAGCGGTAAGCAGTACGGGTACCAGGACCATTTCGATGAAGCCGGCGTATACCATTACACGGGCGAAGGACAATCCGGAGACATGCGTCTTTCGGGTGGAAACAAAGCCGTCTTAAATCATGCACAAGAGGGCCGCTCCCTTCATCTATTCAAGTCTCTCGGCAAGAAGGCAGGCAAAAGCCTTGGCCAAAAATACTTGGGGGAGTTCGTCTGCGCAGACCACTACTGGGCGGAGGGAGAAGACCGCGAGGGGAATCGACGAGCGATTGTGATCTTCCAGCTTGTGCGCCTGAATAGCATGAACGAGGCAGGTATCGAGGATGACGTCGATGAACCTAAGCCTCCTACTCTCGATGACGCTCGCAAGCTGGCCCTGCAGGCAATCGAGTCTGGGGAGCAATCAGCTACAGGAAACGCGCTGCGCAACATCTACAAGCGAAGCGTCAAGGTCAAAAACTATGTACTGATGCGCGCCGCAGGTCTCTGTGAGTCGTGCGGCGAAGATGCTCCATTCAAACGAAAAGATGGTTCTCCCTACCTCGAACCACACCATATCAATCGCCTTTCGGATGGAGGTCTAGATCACCCACGTTTCATTGGTGCGGTATGTCCCGCATGCCATCGGGAGATCCACTATGGTCTTGATGGCGATGCCAAAAACGAAAGGCTGCGAATTTACGTCGATAGCGTTGAGCAAAGCCTTAACTAA
- a CDS encoding restriction endonuclease, whose translation MDNGPSMAALIEVLKSSEERPGPKDWSGLEEHVQAVYQTLIDLDGEKAVVGRNVHVRGRDGSEYQIDVYYEFELAGVRHRVAIECKNTKRAVERNDVITFKGKVEDCFGLQGIIVAANGFQEGATKYANDNGIIAITLNELPSIGRLLGMRLESVAIPGTHVLGQPFWTIYDIKTFAPFGMRQGEDSYALLFYSRHQAERYVELNGLGVNWCVRGLEAKHLAVFILTVDAMNATYVIAAPGHMLGRLDGDFVFAKIDRGDLISTYCKDQSLPESPMVMPSLR comes from the coding sequence ATGGATAACGGTCCATCGATGGCCGCTCTCATAGAGGTTCTTAAGTCTAGTGAAGAACGCCCTGGCCCTAAAGATTGGAGCGGTCTGGAAGAACATGTTCAGGCGGTATATCAAACCTTGATTGATCTAGATGGTGAAAAAGCTGTCGTCGGGCGAAATGTGCATGTTCGCGGCAGGGATGGATCGGAATATCAAATAGATGTGTACTATGAGTTTGAGCTTGCCGGCGTGCGGCACAGAGTGGCCATAGAGTGCAAAAACACTAAGCGGGCAGTTGAACGTAATGATGTGATTACATTCAAAGGAAAGGTTGAGGACTGCTTTGGCCTGCAGGGAATCATTGTGGCTGCTAATGGTTTTCAAGAGGGTGCGACAAAATACGCGAATGATAACGGGATTATCGCTATAACACTAAACGAGTTACCCTCTATTGGAAGACTCCTTGGAATGAGGTTGGAGAGTGTCGCTATCCCGGGTACGCACGTGCTAGGGCAGCCATTTTGGACGATCTATGACATTAAAACATTTGCACCATTCGGAATGAGGCAGGGGGAAGACTCATATGCTTTGCTGTTTTATTCAAGGCACCAAGCAGAGAGATACGTTGAGCTAAATGGTTTAGGGGTTAATTGGTGTGTAAGAGGGCTTGAGGCTAAACATCTAGCGGTGTTTATATTAACCGTGGATGCAATGAATGCCACCTATGTTATTGCAGCTCCTGGCCACATGCTGGGACGGTTGGATGGAGATTTTGTCTTTGCGAAAATTGATCGAGGAGATCTGATCTCCACTTATTGTAAAGATCAGTCACTTCCTGAAAGTCCCATGGTAATGCCGTCATTGCGGTAG
- a CDS encoding HIT family protein: protein MTEIACPFCTLPSFRVLGENLHAFWIRDGYPISPGHSLIIPKRHVGSFFEATPEERAALLTLLDEARSNVEKEYQPDGYNIGINDSAAAGQTVPHLHIHLIPRFHGDMKDPRGGVRWIIPAKADYWSQRE, encoded by the coding sequence ATGACCGAAATAGCCTGCCCCTTCTGCACCCTGCCCTCCTTTCGAGTCCTTGGGGAAAATCTCCACGCTTTCTGGATCCGGGACGGGTACCCAATATCACCTGGGCATAGCCTGATCATCCCCAAAAGGCATGTCGGATCCTTTTTTGAGGCAACGCCAGAGGAACGGGCTGCACTTCTGACGCTCTTGGACGAGGCCAGAAGCAATGTTGAGAAGGAATATCAGCCTGATGGCTACAACATCGGCATCAATGACAGCGCGGCTGCAGGCCAGACCGTTCCACACCTACATATCCATCTCATCCCACGCTTTCACGGCGACATGAAGGACCCCCGAGGTGGCGTACGCTGGATCATTCCGGCTAAAGCGGATTACTGGAGTCAGCGAGAGTGA